One genomic window of Halogeometricum sp. S3BR5-2 includes the following:
- a CDS encoding GIY-YIG nuclease family protein codes for MELSGYEFGRVCDIDPDRTDAGVPKVVVPQPEYAKRDEKAVHDHGWGPFCAFGVPDEGTHRPGVYVLAVEDEVTYVGETQDLYAKFANGYGTISPADCFEGGGGTNCRLNTAIFHAVRAGERVSVHLHATDDFAGSDEENRALRRIIKDDLVTALNPAWNRTGGDGDRADGEGEREPPEPEARATEAESKSEAGAGGAPVPDDGDAEPDPIEPSGAARSAGGDSASDPDEAWFETERSGSEQSERDESDSATPDPSELTAEGFEPKPVEPERPRDGRSATPSTDRPAGEFAALYDYLVEHERDRVERSFAELEVVIEARLPTEARRWRRWWTNDEASHPHASAWLRAGYEVTEASLPEGRVTFERVDADGPSQSAGSAALPRAGVTPRRRE; via the coding sequence ATGGAACTGAGTGGGTACGAGTTCGGGCGGGTCTGCGACATCGACCCCGACCGGACCGACGCGGGAGTCCCGAAGGTGGTCGTCCCGCAACCCGAGTACGCGAAGCGAGACGAGAAGGCGGTTCACGACCACGGCTGGGGGCCGTTCTGCGCGTTCGGCGTCCCCGACGAGGGGACCCACCGACCGGGCGTGTACGTCCTCGCCGTCGAGGACGAGGTGACGTACGTGGGCGAGACGCAGGACCTCTACGCGAAGTTCGCCAACGGGTACGGGACCATCTCGCCCGCCGACTGCTTCGAGGGCGGCGGCGGGACGAACTGCCGGCTGAACACGGCCATCTTCCACGCCGTCCGGGCGGGCGAGCGAGTGTCCGTGCACCTCCACGCGACGGACGACTTCGCCGGGAGCGACGAGGAGAACCGCGCGCTCCGACGCATCATCAAAGACGACCTCGTGACGGCGCTGAACCCCGCGTGGAACCGGACCGGCGGGGACGGCGACCGAGCGGACGGAGAGGGAGAAAGAGAACCCCCCGAACCGGAGGCGAGGGCGACCGAGGCCGAATCGAAATCCGAGGCGGGAGCGGGGGGCGCCCCCGTCCCCGACGACGGGGACGCCGAACCCGACCCAATCGAACCGTCGGGGGCCGCGCGGTCGGCCGGCGGGGACTCGGCGAGCGACCCCGACGAGGCGTGGTTCGAGACGGAGCGGTCCGGGTCCGAGCAGTCCGAACGGGACGAGTCCGATTCGGCGACGCCCGACCCGAGCGAACTGACGGCGGAGGGGTTCGAGCCGAAACCGGTCGAACCGGAGCGCCCGCGAGACGGCCGGAGCGCGACGCCCTCGACCGACCGTCCGGCGGGCGAGTTCGCGGCGCTGTACGACTACCTCGTCGAACACGAGCGCGACCGGGTGGAGCGCTCGTTCGCCGAGTTGGAGGTCGTCATCGAAGCGCGGTTGCCGACGGAGGCGCGCCGGTGGCGCCGTTGGTGGACGAACGACGAGGCGTCGCACCCCCACGCGAGCGCGTGGCTCCGCGCCGGCTACGAGGTGACGGAGGCGTCCCTCCCGGAGGGACGCGTCACCTTCGAGCGAGTCGACGCGGACGGGCCGTCTCAGTCCGCCGGGTCGGCCGCGTTACCGCGGGCGGGCGTCACCCCACGGCGGCGGGAGTAG
- a CDS encoding GTPBP1 family GTP-binding protein, whose protein sequence is MSADRAALNEALERGEEEGGNIEFKERLSRAVHLADGRLESLAAQLRHRVLSGDGTATYVVGVTDDGGIAGIAPDEFSESMDVLSILADEADAHIEDVETWGVGDDASRGLVGVATVREGAALDADDDHIVVGTAGHVDHGKSTLVGSLVTGQADNGQGSTRGFLDVQPHEVERGLSADLSYAVYGFDGDDAVHLRNPHRKSDRARVVQESDRLVSFVDTVGHEPWLRTTIRGLVGQRLDYGLLVVAADDGPTKTTREHLGILLAMELPTVVALTKVDAVSEDRVQEVEREVERLLRDVGRTPLRVDRHGVDAAVEEISSSVVPVLRTSAVSMEGLDHLDSFFRNLPKTNAESREDFRMYIDRTYSVTGVGAVASGTVNSGSVEAGDELKVGPMPDGSFRDVEVRSIEMHYHRVDQAKSGRIVGIALKGVKESEIERGMALLPGDADPTPVRSFEAEVMVLNHPTRIREGYEPVVHLETVSEAVVFRPEGGQLLPGDTGKATVEFKFRPYLVEEGQRFVFREGSSKGVGTVTEIHGD, encoded by the coding sequence ATGAGCGCTGACCGGGCCGCGCTGAACGAGGCCCTCGAGCGCGGCGAGGAGGAGGGCGGCAACATCGAGTTCAAAGAGCGGCTCTCCCGCGCCGTCCACCTCGCGGACGGGCGGTTGGAGAGTCTGGCCGCCCAACTCCGGCACCGAGTCCTCTCCGGCGACGGCACGGCGACGTACGTCGTCGGCGTCACGGACGACGGCGGCATCGCGGGCATCGCGCCCGACGAGTTCTCCGAGTCGATGGACGTGCTCTCCATCCTCGCCGACGAGGCGGACGCGCACATCGAGGACGTGGAGACGTGGGGCGTCGGCGACGACGCCTCCCGCGGACTCGTCGGCGTCGCCACCGTGCGGGAGGGCGCCGCCCTCGACGCGGACGACGACCACATCGTCGTCGGGACGGCGGGACACGTCGACCACGGGAAGTCGACGCTCGTCGGGTCGCTCGTCACCGGGCAGGCCGACAACGGACAGGGGAGCACGCGCGGGTTCCTCGACGTGCAACCCCACGAGGTCGAACGCGGCCTGTCGGCGGACCTCTCCTACGCCGTCTACGGCTTCGACGGCGACGACGCGGTCCACCTGAGGAACCCCCACCGGAAGTCCGACCGCGCCCGCGTCGTCCAGGAGTCGGACCGATTGGTCTCCTTCGTCGACACCGTCGGGCACGAACCGTGGCTCCGGACGACGATTCGGGGACTGGTCGGCCAGCGACTCGACTACGGACTGCTCGTCGTCGCCGCCGACGACGGGCCGACGAAGACGACGCGCGAGCACCTCGGCATCCTCCTCGCGATGGAACTGCCCACCGTCGTCGCCCTGACGAAGGTGGACGCCGTGAGCGAGGACCGCGTGCAGGAGGTCGAACGCGAGGTCGAACGCCTCCTGCGCGACGTGGGTCGGACGCCCCTGCGCGTCGACCGTCACGGCGTCGACGCGGCCGTCGAGGAGATAAGCTCCTCTGTCGTCCCCGTCCTGCGGACCAGCGCGGTGTCGATGGAGGGGCTCGACCACCTCGACTCGTTCTTCCGGAACCTCCCGAAGACGAACGCGGAGTCCCGCGAGGACTTCCGGATGTACATCGACCGGACGTACTCCGTCACCGGCGTCGGCGCCGTCGCCTCGGGAACCGTCAACTCCGGCAGCGTCGAGGCGGGCGACGAACTCAAGGTGGGGCCGATGCCCGACGGGTCGTTCCGCGACGTGGAGGTGCGCTCCATCGAGATGCACTACCACCGCGTCGACCAGGCGAAGTCGGGGCGCATCGTCGGCATCGCCCTGAAGGGCGTCAAGGAGTCCGAGATAGAGCGCGGAATGGCGCTCCTGCCGGGCGACGCCGACCCGACGCCCGTGCGGTCGTTCGAGGCGGAGGTGATGGTGTTGAACCACCCGACGCGCATCCGCGAGGGGTACGAACCCGTCGTCCACCTCGAAACCGTGAGCGAGGCCGTCGTCTTCCGCCCCGAGGGCGGCCAACTCCTGCCGGGCGACACCGGGAAGGCGACGGTGGAGTTCAAGTTCCGCCCGTACCTCGTCGAGGAGGGCCAGCGGTTCGTCTTCCGCGAGGGGAGCTCGAAGGGCGTCGGCACCGTGACCGAGATTCACGGGGACTGA
- a CDS encoding J domain-containing protein, translating to MDRDTLVLGLAAVFAGISMLLVVLGFAYQLFFLVVAVPFVLAAYLMWEHASGRFRERIRRSQTRRGRARSDDGAAARGPNDFRGFGPGRRSAADGAGAGGPNGPGGAAGGAGRRGRRERRGGGRRRRSREAAGEAASSRLSPAEAYRTLGLSSSATTAEVKDAYRSKVKEVHPDTESGSQEEFKRVNRAYERLSE from the coding sequence GTGGACCGTGACACGCTCGTACTGGGGCTTGCAGCGGTGTTCGCGGGCATCTCCATGCTTCTCGTCGTTCTCGGCTTCGCCTACCAACTGTTCTTTCTCGTCGTCGCCGTCCCGTTCGTCCTCGCGGCGTACCTGATGTGGGAGCACGCCAGCGGGCGGTTCAGAGAGCGGATTCGCCGGAGTCAGACCCGGCGCGGGCGCGCCCGAAGCGACGACGGCGCCGCCGCCCGCGGCCCGAACGACTTCCGCGGGTTCGGCCCCGGCCGTCGCTCGGCCGCCGACGGGGCGGGGGCCGGCGGTCCGAACGGACCCGGCGGGGCGGCCGGAGGCGCCGGGCGGCGCGGGCGGCGCGAACGGCGCGGAGGAGGGCGCCGGCGCCGCTCCCGCGAGGCCGCGGGGGAGGCGGCGAGCAGTCGGCTCTCCCCGGCGGAGGCGTACCGCACGCTCGGCCTCTCCTCGTCGGCGACGACCGCCGAGGTGAAAGACGCCTACCGCTCGAAGGTGAAGGAGGTTCACCCCGACACCGAGTCGGGGAGCCAAGAGGAGTTCAAACGCGTGAACCGGGCGTACGAACGACTCTCGGAGTGA